CCATGACCGGGAACTGATCCAAAAATGCTGCACCTGTGAGATGGTTATGACGGAGGCCGGTGCCCGGCTTTATCGGATCAGACAGTAAGGAGGACTGAGAAAATGGCAAAGAAAACCGATGAAAAGCAAAAGCCCATGCAGCAGCTGTTTGTCTATGCCGGGGGATACCGGTATCTGACGATGGCATCCTGGGTGCTTGCTGTGATCAGCGCGTTTATGGCGCTGGTTCCGTTTTATTTTATCTGGCGGCTCATTCAGGAGGTGCTGCGGGTGGCGCCGGATATGGGAAAGGCGCAGAACCTTTCTTCCTATGGCTGGAGCGCTGTGGGCTTTGCCCTGCTTTCCATGCTGATTTATATCGGAGCGCTGCTCTGCTCCCACCTGTCCGCTTTTCGGATCCAGGCAAATATGCGCTCCACACTGATGCGGCACATTCTCTCCCTGCCGCTGGGCTTCATGGACGATGAGGGAAGCGGAAAGATCCGCAAGATCGTCAACGAGTCCACCGAGGCGACGGAGACGTATGTGGCACACCAGCTGCCGGATAAATGTGTGGCGGTGGCAACCCCCATCGGCCTGGCGGTGCTGCTGCTCGTCTTTGACTGGCGTTTGGGGCTCTTAAGCCTCATCCCGGTGGTGCTGGCGTTTGGCATCATGAGTGCCATGATGGGTGAAAACATGAAGAAAAAGATGGCGGAATACCAGAATGCGCTGGAGGAAATGTCCAGTGAGGCGGTGGAGTATGTCAGAGGCATTCCGGTGGTAAAAACCTTCGGCCAGTCGGTATTTTCCTTCAAGCGGTTCCGGGATTCCATCAAAAAATATGAAAAGTGGACGATCGCCTACACGAAGGATCTGCGCATCCCGATGATGGGCTACACGGTGGCGATCAATGCGGTATTTGCCATTCTCATCGCAGCCACGTTTCTGCTGGGCGGTGTGAGAAGCGGCAGCGTGAACAGCACCTTTTTGCTGAACCTGCTTTTTTATATTATCATTACCCCCATCATTACGGTGACGCTGACGAAGATGATGTATGCGGGAGAAAATACCATGGTGCTGGAGGATGCCATGATGAGAATTGACGGCATCCTTGCAAGAAAACCGCTGGCGCAGCCGGAGAATCCCAGACAGCCCGCGGACAGCTCCATTTGCCTGAAAAATGTGTCCTTCCGCTACGAGGGGGCTTCCAAGGATGCCTTGCACGGGATCAGCCTGGATATCCGCGCCGGGGAGCATGTGGCCTTTGTGGGCCCGTCCGGCGGCGGCAAGACGACGCTGGCCCGGCTCATCGCCCGGTTTGCGGATGCGACGGAGGGCAGCATTCTGGTGGGCGGTGTGGATGTGAAAACGATCGCACCTCAGGTGCTGATGGACACGGTGTCCTTTGTTTTCCAGGACAGCCGTCTGCTGAAAATGTCCATTTTTGACAATGTGCGCATGGGCAAAAAGGATGCGACCCGGGAAGAAGTGCTGGAAGCGCTGAAAAATGCCCAGTGTGAGGATATCATCGAGAAGCTGCCGGAGGGCATCGACACGGTGATCGGCTCCAGAGGCACGTATCTGTCCGGCGGAGAGACCCAGCGGATTTCCATTGCCCGGGCCATGCTGAAAAATGCACCGATCCTCATTCTGGATGAGGCGACAGCCTTTGCTGATCCGGACAATGAGGCCAGGGTGCAGGAGGCATTCAGTAAGCTTTCCCAGGGAAAAACGGTGATCATGATTGCTCACCGGCTGTCCTCTGTCGTTGGTGTGGACAGAATCTGTGTGCTGAAAGACGGTCAGATCTGCCAGACGGGCACCCATGAACAGCTGCAGAATGCGGAAGGGCTGTACGCCCATATGTGGGAGGAATATAACAAATCGGTATGCTGGAAGGTAGGTGCATAATATGAAGATCAGGGAAAAACTCATGCATAAATATGCCCTTTCAGAGCAGGGCGCTGCGGATATGCTGAAAGCCTTTGCCGCAGTTACCGTATCGGATCTGGTGCTCATGATGCCGGTATCGCTGCTGTATTTTCTCGTAAAGGATTATATGGAAGGAAACCTGGGGGCCAGAGCGGGATTTTATATCGGCGGCGTGGCGGCGGCGCTGGTGCTGATCGCCATTACCACCTATATCCAGTACAATGCCACTTTTCTGTCTACTTATGTGGAAAGCGGCGTGCGAAGGATCACCCTG
Above is a window of Oscillospiraceae bacterium NTUH-002-81 DNA encoding:
- a CDS encoding ABC transporter ATP-binding protein; the encoded protein is MAKKTDEKQKPMQQLFVYAGGYRYLTMASWVLAVISAFMALVPFYFIWRLIQEVLRVAPDMGKAQNLSSYGWSAVGFALLSMLIYIGALLCSHLSAFRIQANMRSTLMRHILSLPLGFMDDEGSGKIRKIVNESTEATETYVAHQLPDKCVAVATPIGLAVLLLVFDWRLGLLSLIPVVLAFGIMSAMMGENMKKKMAEYQNALEEMSSEAVEYVRGIPVVKTFGQSVFSFKRFRDSIKKYEKWTIAYTKDLRIPMMGYTVAINAVFAILIAATFLLGGVRSGSVNSTFLLNLLFYIIITPIITVTLTKMMYAGENTMVLEDAMMRIDGILARKPLAQPENPRQPADSSICLKNVSFRYEGASKDALHGISLDIRAGEHVAFVGPSGGGKTTLARLIARFADATEGSILVGGVDVKTIAPQVLMDTVSFVFQDSRLLKMSIFDNVRMGKKDATREEVLEALKNAQCEDIIEKLPEGIDTVIGSRGTYLSGGETQRISIARAMLKNAPILILDEATAFADPDNEARVQEAFSKLSQGKTVIMIAHRLSSVVGVDRICVLKDGQICQTGTHEQLQNAEGLYAHMWEEYNKSVCWKVGA